The proteins below are encoded in one region of Corynebacterium felinum:
- the ypfJ gene encoding KPN_02809 family neutral zinc metallopeptidase, which yields MTFKGNIRKSGNRVTTGGGRGSGGRAGGIAVGGGIGTLVLIGIVWLLGGDVQDINQILNQQPAIEQGKDQNQGERGLDHCDVSDSANKYADCRVEYTALSLDKVWGVQLPRQIGMEYVPPAVKVFKGSTGSGCGMASAATGPFYCPADQTAYFDVTFFDQLHRFGAKNAPFAQEYIIAHEFGHHLQHMQGTLSKSNYNEPGPDSAAVRLELQADCYAGVWAHFADKGADAFLQPITKQQVADAMLAAAAVGDDNIQRRSGGQVRPDLFTHGSSEQRQQAFFTGYSTGNMKACTL from the coding sequence ATGACTTTCAAAGGCAATATTAGGAAATCCGGTAATCGTGTGACTACTGGGGGTGGCCGGGGTTCAGGTGGCCGGGCTGGCGGAATAGCGGTCGGCGGCGGCATTGGCACCTTAGTGTTGATTGGTATCGTATGGCTGCTGGGTGGGGATGTGCAGGATATTAATCAGATTTTGAATCAACAGCCTGCCATTGAACAGGGTAAGGATCAGAATCAGGGCGAACGGGGTTTGGATCACTGTGATGTGAGCGATTCTGCGAATAAGTACGCTGATTGTCGCGTGGAGTATACCGCGTTGTCTTTGGATAAGGTCTGGGGCGTACAGCTGCCACGCCAGATTGGTATGGAGTATGTGCCACCTGCGGTGAAGGTATTTAAAGGTTCGACTGGTTCTGGTTGTGGCATGGCGAGTGCCGCGACTGGGCCGTTTTATTGTCCAGCTGATCAGACTGCGTATTTTGATGTGACGTTTTTTGATCAGTTGCATCGTTTTGGCGCGAAGAATGCACCGTTTGCGCAAGAGTATATTATTGCGCACGAGTTTGGGCATCATTTGCAGCACATGCAGGGCACATTGAGCAAGAGTAATTATAATGAGCCTGGTCCTGATTCAGCTGCTGTGCGTTTAGAGTTGCAAGCTGATTGTTATGCAGGTGTGTGGGCTCATTTTGCCGATAAGGGTGCAGATGCGTTCTTGCAGCCTATTACGAAGCAGCAGGTCGCTGATGCGATGTTGGCTGCCGCAGCGGTGGGTGACGATAATATTCAGCGTCGTTCGGGTGGTCAGGTGCGTCCTGATTTGTTCACACATGGTTCTTCTGAGCAGCGCCAGCAGGCATTCTTTACCGGCTATTCCACGGGAAATATGAAGGCGTGCACGCTGTAG
- the aspS gene encoding aspartate--tRNA ligase, whose product MLRTHLAGELRKETAGQTVTLTGWVSRRRDHGGVIFIDLRDSSGIAQVVFRENKVAEQAHHLRSEFCLKITGVVELRPAGSENPNLPSGDVEINVTEMEVLNEAAPLPFQIDDSAKGGEVGEEARLKYRYLDLRRPTQGGALRLRSKANQAARKVLDTHDFVEIETPTLTRSTPEGARDFLVPARLKPGSWYALPQSPQLFKQLLMVAGMERYYQIARCYRDEDFRADRQPEFTQLDIEMSFVDQEDVIALAEEIVAELWKLIGYEIPLPIPRMTYHEAMRLYGSDKPDLRFDIQLVECTEFFANTPFRVFQNEYVGAVVMEGGASQPRRQLDGWQEWAKQRGAKGLAYILVGEDGELGGPVAKNLSDDERAGIAAHVGAKPGDCIFFAAGDTKSSRALLGAARGEIARKLDLIKEDDWAFTWVVDAPMFEPSADATASGDVALGHSAWTAVHHAFTSPKPESQDTFDTNPGEALAYAYDIVCNGNEIGGGSIRIHRRDIQERVFKVMGISEEEAQEKFGFLLEAFAFGAPPHGGIAFGWDRIVSLLGGFDSIRDVIAFPKSGGGVDPLTDAPAPIPAQQRKETGVDFKPKAEKN is encoded by the coding sequence GTGCTGCGCACTCATCTCGCGGGAGAACTCCGCAAGGAGACAGCTGGCCAGACAGTAACCCTGACAGGCTGGGTATCCCGCCGTCGCGACCACGGTGGCGTAATCTTTATTGACCTACGCGACTCCTCCGGCATCGCACAGGTCGTATTCCGCGAGAATAAGGTAGCGGAGCAAGCTCACCACCTCCGCAGCGAATTTTGCCTCAAGATCACCGGCGTTGTCGAACTACGACCAGCAGGATCTGAAAACCCCAACCTCCCATCTGGCGACGTCGAAATTAACGTCACCGAAATGGAAGTGCTCAATGAGGCCGCACCACTGCCATTCCAAATTGACGACTCTGCCAAGGGGGGCGAAGTAGGCGAAGAAGCGCGACTCAAGTACCGCTACCTCGACCTGCGACGCCCAACCCAAGGCGGCGCACTACGCTTACGCTCGAAGGCGAATCAGGCAGCACGCAAAGTTCTCGACACCCACGACTTTGTGGAAATCGAAACCCCCACTCTCACCCGTTCCACTCCTGAAGGTGCGCGCGATTTCCTGGTTCCAGCACGCCTCAAGCCAGGCTCTTGGTACGCGCTGCCTCAATCCCCACAGCTGTTCAAACAGTTGCTCATGGTTGCGGGCATGGAACGCTACTACCAGATCGCACGCTGCTACCGCGATGAAGACTTCCGTGCTGACCGCCAGCCAGAATTCACCCAGCTCGACATCGAAATGAGCTTCGTGGATCAGGAAGACGTGATCGCGCTTGCCGAAGAAATCGTTGCAGAGTTGTGGAAGCTCATCGGCTACGAAATCCCACTGCCAATCCCACGCATGACCTACCACGAAGCCATGCGCCTTTATGGCTCCGACAAGCCAGACCTGCGTTTCGACATTCAGCTTGTCGAATGCACCGAGTTCTTCGCCAACACCCCATTCCGTGTTTTCCAAAATGAATACGTCGGCGCAGTGGTGATGGAAGGTGGCGCATCCCAGCCACGCCGCCAACTTGACGGCTGGCAAGAATGGGCAAAGCAGCGCGGCGCCAAGGGCCTTGCCTACATCCTCGTGGGCGAAGACGGTGAACTCGGTGGGCCTGTAGCCAAGAACCTCTCCGATGACGAGCGCGCAGGAATCGCAGCACACGTCGGCGCTAAGCCAGGCGACTGCATCTTCTTCGCAGCAGGCGACACCAAGAGCTCCCGCGCACTGCTCGGCGCAGCTCGTGGCGAAATCGCCCGCAAACTCGACCTCATCAAGGAAGACGACTGGGCATTCACCTGGGTCGTCGACGCCCCAATGTTCGAGCCATCCGCTGACGCGACCGCTTCCGGCGACGTCGCTCTCGGACACTCTGCATGGACCGCAGTTCACCATGCATTCACCTCCCCGAAGCCAGAGTCCCAGGACACCTTCGATACCAACCCAGGCGAAGCACTGGCATATGCATACGATATCGTGTGCAACGGCAACGAAATCGGTGGTGGCTCCATTCGTATCCACCGTCGCGACATTCAAGAGCGCGTGTTCAAGGTGATGGGCATTAGCGAGGAAGAAGCACAGGAAAAGTTCGGCTTCCTGCTCGAAGCCTTCGCATTCGGTGCACCTCCTCACGGCGGTATTGCATTTGGCTGGGACCGAATTGTCTCCCTGCTGGGCGGATTCGATTCCATCCGCGACGTCATCGCCTTCCCGAAGTCCGGTGGCGGCGTCGACCCACTGACCGACGCGCCAGCCCCAATCCCAGCGCAGCAGCGCAAAGAAACTGGTGTTGATTTCAAACCTAAGGCTGAAAAGAACTAG
- a CDS encoding replication-associated recombination protein A, which translates to MLFDDPTPSPDYFEISAHAPLAARMRPRTLEEVVGQEHVLGPGRPLRRLIDGHGEASVILYGPPGTGKTTIASLISTATGKKFVGLSALNSGVKEVRAVIDQARRDLIHGTTTVLFIDEVHRFSKTQQDALLAAVENRVVLLVAATTENPSFSVVSPLLSRSLLIQLQPLSDQAVTQVIHRALVDKRGLGSRITAEDDAINVLVSLASGDARRSLTYLEAAAEAVPDGGVLTRRIVEDTIDKAIVRYDRDGDQHYDVTSAFIKSIRGSDPDAALHYLARMVDAGEDPRFIARRLIVHAAEDIGMADPHALPIAVAAAEAAQLIGLPEARIPLAEATIYLATAPKSNAVLRAIDAAIADVRAGKSGTVPAHLRDGHYSGAEALGNAVGYLYPHDHPNGVVRQQYLPDTLQGAQYYQPSNHGNESRIRAVMSKLKALTRGKVLK; encoded by the coding sequence ATGCTTTTCGACGACCCCACGCCGTCACCCGACTACTTCGAAATCTCCGCGCACGCGCCACTAGCCGCACGAATGCGGCCGCGCACGCTGGAGGAAGTGGTCGGGCAAGAGCATGTGTTAGGCCCCGGTCGGCCTTTGCGCAGGCTTATCGACGGCCATGGTGAGGCCAGCGTGATCCTTTACGGTCCCCCTGGAACTGGTAAGACCACCATCGCCTCCTTGATCTCCACTGCAACCGGAAAGAAGTTCGTGGGGCTTTCTGCGCTGAATTCTGGAGTAAAAGAAGTCCGCGCGGTTATCGATCAAGCCCGCCGCGATCTTATTCACGGCACCACTACGGTGCTGTTTATCGATGAGGTCCATCGCTTTTCTAAGACACAACAAGATGCACTATTAGCAGCTGTTGAAAACCGCGTGGTTTTGCTGGTCGCTGCAACAACGGAAAACCCCAGTTTCTCCGTGGTTTCGCCACTATTATCACGTTCTCTTCTTATTCAGTTGCAACCGCTGTCGGATCAAGCAGTAACGCAAGTGATTCACCGTGCGCTCGTCGATAAGCGAGGGCTTGGCTCACGCATCACCGCAGAAGACGACGCTATTAATGTGCTTGTCTCTCTCGCCAGTGGGGACGCTCGGCGCAGCCTCACCTATCTTGAAGCTGCCGCCGAAGCCGTCCCCGATGGGGGAGTACTCACACGAAGAATCGTCGAAGACACCATCGATAAAGCTATTGTGCGCTACGACCGCGACGGGGACCAGCACTACGACGTCACCAGTGCCTTTATCAAATCGATTCGTGGATCCGACCCCGATGCAGCACTGCACTACCTTGCCCGAATGGTCGACGCTGGGGAAGACCCACGTTTCATCGCACGACGCCTCATCGTGCACGCCGCCGAAGACATCGGAATGGCCGATCCCCACGCCCTCCCGATTGCAGTAGCCGCCGCCGAAGCCGCCCAACTCATCGGACTACCTGAAGCACGGATTCCACTAGCAGAAGCCACCATTTATCTTGCGACAGCACCGAAATCTAATGCTGTTCTTAGAGCAATTGACGCCGCTATCGCAGACGTTCGTGCCGGAAAATCTGGAACAGTACCCGCACACCTGCGTGACGGACACTACTCAGGGGCAGAAGCACTGGGCAACGCCGTCGGCTACCTGTACCCACACGATCACCCAAACGGCGTGGTCAGGCAACAATATCTTCCCGATACGCTCCAAGGAGCACAGTATTATCAACCCTCTAACCACGGAAATGAATCCCGCATTCGTGCAGTTATGAGCAAGCTAAAAGCATTAACTCGTGGCAAGGTGCTAAAGTAA
- a CDS encoding phosphotransferase yields MNNPSPELTQEIVANAQALLSQRFGGTQQLLEAKDLAGSGNAVVMRVKVAPSPFLQHKSVVLKYVPSADNVAEKASLIREIVAYQFTTSLNEEVRPGPVLLAYDVEKKLLVITDAGDGDTVADLLTTKEDSTRLSLLRNLGRALGKMHSGTASKEQDFHILLGRMLARHPNIKRFHEYRERMIQLAIPCGQRLVAAAGITIPDDVHNFATDASRRLVSGQHRAFTPFDLSPDNILVADHRTHFLDYEWAGFRDATFDVACVIAGFPQFLGTQPISDQEADAFIDSWVHEVSKIWPNVNNRERLHARIVTALVGWSFSSVALMHFGVDEETFSTLDLERFDSEEFIAELVETSAPWAIELLSGNPLSSANPLSGVATGSSNTMAGAIRSGENFDSSDEMGAIDPVEDLRLIRRDLFETFEALHRFASRGKDARFPAVAEFAHDVVERLS; encoded by the coding sequence ATGAACAACCCTAGCCCAGAACTGACCCAAGAAATTGTTGCCAATGCTCAAGCATTACTCTCGCAACGATTCGGTGGCACCCAGCAACTATTAGAGGCCAAAGACCTCGCTGGTTCTGGAAACGCTGTGGTCATGCGCGTAAAAGTAGCGCCCTCACCGTTCTTGCAACACAAATCCGTGGTACTCAAATACGTGCCCAGCGCCGACAACGTTGCTGAGAAAGCAAGCCTCATTCGCGAAATCGTCGCCTACCAATTCACCACCAGCCTCAACGAAGAAGTACGCCCTGGGCCAGTGCTTCTCGCTTATGATGTGGAGAAGAAACTCCTCGTCATTACTGATGCTGGCGACGGCGACACCGTGGCGGATCTACTGACAACCAAAGAAGACAGCACCCGCCTTTCCCTGCTGCGCAACCTTGGGCGTGCACTGGGCAAAATGCACTCGGGCACCGCAAGTAAAGAGCAGGACTTTCATATCCTTCTTGGGCGCATGCTTGCACGCCACCCGAACATCAAGAGATTCCACGAATATCGTGAACGCATGATCCAGCTCGCAATCCCCTGCGGGCAACGACTCGTGGCGGCAGCAGGGATCACGATTCCCGACGACGTGCACAATTTTGCAACTGATGCCAGCCGTCGACTCGTGTCGGGGCAACATCGGGCATTCACACCCTTTGACCTGAGCCCAGACAATATTTTGGTTGCCGATCACCGCACCCACTTCCTTGACTACGAATGGGCTGGATTCAGGGACGCCACCTTCGATGTTGCCTGTGTGATTGCAGGTTTCCCGCAATTCTTAGGCACCCAACCCATTTCCGATCAGGAAGCAGATGCTTTCATCGACTCGTGGGTGCACGAAGTGTCGAAGATCTGGCCAAACGTGAACAATAGGGAACGTCTGCACGCACGGATCGTCACGGCGCTGGTGGGCTGGAGTTTCTCCTCCGTTGCCCTCATGCACTTTGGAGTGGATGAAGAAACATTTAGCACCCTTGATCTCGAACGCTTCGATTCCGAAGAGTTCATTGCTGAATTGGTCGAGACATCCGCACCGTGGGCTATTGAATTGCTTTCTGGTAACCCCTTAAGCTCCGCCAACCCACTCAGCGGGGTGGCAACTGGCTCTAGCAATACTATGGCTGGTGCAATTCGTAGTGGCGAAAACTTCGACTCTTCGGATGAAATGGGGGCGATTGACCCAGTCGAAGATCTTCGTTTAATTCGCCGCGACCTTTTTGAAACCTTCGAAGCGCTGCACCGTTTCGCCTCCCGCGGCAAAGATGCGCGCTTCCCAGCCGTGGCAGAATTTGCCCACGATGTCGTTGAACGGTTGAGCTAA